The Edwardsiella tarda ATCC 15947 = NBRC 105688 region TCACGCCTTCAGCGGCAACGCGACCGGCTTTCTTGGCCGCTTTGGCCTGACCGGATTTACGCATGTTGTCGATGGCCAGCTCGATGTCGCCGTTCGCTTCAACCAGTGCTTTCTTGCACTCCATCATGCCTGCGCCAGTACGCTCACGCAGTTCTTTTACCAGGGAGGCGGTAATTTCAGCCATTCTATTTTCCTCGGTTATCTCACCCAGGGTAGCCCCCTGTGCAAGACGATTGTTCTAGAGATGAATCTTCGTGGGGTGAGCCACAAAGAAAGGGGGCCATGATAGGCCCCCTAACCAACATATGAATACCTGGTTAATAAGGGCTCCTGCGAGCTGTCCTTATTACTCAGCTTCAGCCATGGTTTCTTCAGCCTGGGAAGCCAGATCCTGAGAACGGCCTTCGCGTACGGCTTCAGCCACAGCGCTCAGGTACAGGGTCACGGCGCGGATGGCGTCGTCGTTACCCGGGATAACGAAATCAACGCCGTCCGGATCGGAGTTGGTATCAACGATAGAGAATACCGGGATACCCAGGTTGTTGGCTTCTTTGATAGCGATGTGTTCGTGATCGGCATCGATAACGAACAGCGCGTCCGGCAGACCGCCCATGTCTTTGATACCACCCAGGCTGTTTTCCAGCTTGTCCAGCTCGCGGGTACGCATCAGTGCTTCTTTCTTGGTCAGTTTGTCGAAAGTGCCATCCTGAGACTGAGTCTCCAGATCTTTCAGACGTTTGATGGACTGACGAACG contains the following coding sequences:
- the rpsB gene encoding 30S ribosomal protein S2, with the protein product MATVSMRDMLKAGVHFGHQTRYWNPKMKPFIFGARNKVHIINLEKTVPMFNEALAELSKIASRKGKILFVGTKRAASEAVKDAALNCDQFYVNHRWLGGMLTNWKTVRQSIKRLKDLETQSQDGTFDKLTKKEALMRTRELDKLENSLGGIKDMGGLPDALFVIDADHEHIAIKEANNLGIPVFSIVDTNSDPDGVDFVIPGNDDAIRAVTLYLSAVAEAVREGRSQDLASQAEETMAEAE